In the Pseudoalteromonas undina genome, one interval contains:
- a CDS encoding flagellar hook-length control protein FliK, with protein sequence MNTPTHITLSNPQVSNQTTDSGKAALATLPPEVLAAKNIQFSKDSVTLDVFMNKHWQTIRLGTTETFTNVEKIASANIQLSADGKSLTIIPNNTTLTIKQPAQLQRFLNFINTQSDIQNSPLSLQVVLQPTPKLVIEKFNASIAINKHVAQLLADEPLIKGMIETDSKGTRLNIINRFTDIVHSQPINQAKLTQLLASNLTPAQLHAMPKFAVLSPNSFKDSLTINLSHRQLSELPTIPTKVNITHQADKLLIKTAYHTMTVSLKNSFSKPFNEMLSLQQSQGLIDPSPSKQHPLSTINSPIQSWLKSSFADFKTRILDAVKYFESKPFTTSVSSSQKPEFTGNAQQKWLTPMQKIDMTQLKNVSNLAPPLMQFTQQIKSSVSMWQQQPLVAHTLSPLVTPFSFPPTNAVTFGQSLQPLEKLLLATVIKQSPSTLIEQKDATNQIVSSQLNTITSKLTDQGTDLNRLVNQAFNRMLSDTNLHPTTIQREILSTIKPTQLQSDILQSSFNRGVEQLSLSILAAPIINQNPSAVSINNQTGLEALLQVLLPTFKVGNSANKLLEQLQQPQVQALAGELTQIKNTLSQVQAPVLSQQPDTNALVQFLLPMKLPAEAAQTEITLGQYKKHSSGKLADKNVWFVRLNFNYAELGKLQIIAELMDKALDCQLLASTQAVSALAHPHLDNLRSKLAKQGLQVGELKLKRADDNHQAFYQSHAIINIKV encoded by the coding sequence ATGAATACACCAACGCACATCACATTGTCTAACCCACAGGTTAGTAATCAAACAACTGATTCAGGTAAGGCTGCGTTAGCAACACTGCCACCTGAAGTGCTGGCGGCAAAAAATATTCAGTTTTCTAAAGATTCAGTCACGCTTGATGTGTTTATGAATAAGCATTGGCAAACGATTCGCCTTGGGACAACTGAGACATTCACAAACGTTGAAAAAATAGCAAGCGCTAACATACAGTTAAGTGCAGATGGTAAAAGCCTAACCATCATCCCTAACAATACAACTTTAACAATTAAACAACCGGCTCAGTTGCAACGATTTTTAAATTTTATAAATACCCAAAGTGATATTCAAAACAGTCCACTATCACTTCAGGTGGTATTACAACCCACACCAAAGTTGGTCATTGAAAAATTTAATGCCAGTATTGCTATTAATAAACACGTTGCACAATTACTCGCAGATGAGCCTTTAATAAAGGGGATGATTGAAACGGATAGCAAAGGTACACGACTTAATATTATTAACCGTTTTACTGATATAGTGCACTCACAGCCAATAAACCAAGCCAAACTAACACAGTTGCTTGCCAGTAATTTAACCCCTGCTCAGCTTCATGCTATGCCTAAGTTTGCGGTATTAAGCCCAAACTCTTTTAAAGACTCATTAACTATTAACCTAAGTCATCGACAATTAAGTGAACTACCTACCATCCCGACTAAGGTAAACATTACTCACCAAGCAGATAAATTACTGATCAAAACCGCTTATCACACTATGACTGTGAGCCTTAAAAACTCATTTAGTAAACCGTTTAATGAGATGCTCTCTTTGCAACAGTCGCAAGGCCTAATTGATCCCTCGCCAAGTAAACAGCATCCGCTCAGCACGATAAACAGTCCCATACAATCATGGTTAAAAAGCAGTTTTGCTGATTTTAAAACACGTATTTTAGATGCGGTAAAGTACTTTGAAAGCAAGCCATTTACGACCTCGGTAAGCTCATCTCAAAAACCAGAATTTACAGGCAATGCTCAGCAAAAATGGCTCACCCCAATGCAAAAAATTGACATGACACAATTAAAAAACGTGTCAAATTTAGCGCCGCCCCTAATGCAATTTACCCAGCAAATAAAATCAAGCGTTTCTATGTGGCAACAACAACCGTTAGTAGCACACACTTTATCTCCTTTAGTAACTCCTTTTTCATTCCCACCAACTAACGCGGTTACATTTGGTCAGAGCTTACAGCCTTTAGAAAAACTCTTATTAGCGACGGTTATAAAACAAAGTCCAAGCACCTTAATAGAACAAAAAGATGCGACCAACCAAATAGTAAGCAGCCAACTTAATACCATTACAAGCAAACTGACGGATCAAGGAACCGATTTAAATCGTTTAGTTAATCAGGCTTTTAATCGCATGTTGTCAGATACTAATTTACACCCAACAACCATACAGCGCGAAATACTCAGCACCATAAAACCCACACAACTTCAAAGCGACATCTTACAAAGCTCGTTTAATAGAGGTGTTGAACAGCTTTCATTAAGCATTTTAGCCGCGCCTATCATTAACCAAAATCCAAGTGCGGTGAGTATTAATAATCAAACGGGTTTAGAAGCTTTACTGCAGGTTTTATTACCGACGTTTAAAGTGGGTAATAGCGCCAATAAATTGTTGGAACAATTACAGCAACCACAAGTACAAGCATTAGCAGGTGAATTAACCCAAATTAAAAACACCTTAAGCCAAGTACAAGCTCCCGTTTTGAGCCAGCAGCCTGACACAAACGCCTTAGTGCAATTTTTATTACCGATGAAGCTGCCTGCTGAAGCGGCGCAAACAGAAATAACTTTAGGGCAGTATAAAAAGCACAGTAGCGGTAAACTAGCGGATAAAAATGTCTGGTTTGTTAGGCTCAACTTTAATTATGCCGAACTGGGTAAGCTACAAATAATCGCAGAACTCATGGATAAAGCTTTAGATTGTCAGTTGTTAGCCTCAACCCAAGCGGTGAGCGCTTTAGCTCATCCACATCTTGATAATTTACGCTCAAAACTGGCAAAACAAGGCTTACAAGTGGGTGAGCTTAAACTAAAACGAGCGGATGACAACCATCAAGCATTTTACCAATCCCATGCCATTATTAATATTAAGGTTTAG
- the ccmB gene encoding heme exporter protein CcmB, which yields MTRQHSYWQLFVAVFSKDVKLAFRQRAEIVNPILFFLIVISLFPLAIGPEPGLLSRMAPGIIWVAALLSTMLGLDKLFRDDYHDGSLEQLIASSYPLSLTVLGKVAAHWVITGLPLVLMTPLFALLLNLDTTALMATLLTLLLGTPLLSFIGAIGAGLTVGLQKGGILMSLLVLPLYIPVLIFATSAIDTSTMSLDYSGQLAILGAMLVVAIISAPIAISSALKVSVS from the coding sequence ATGACACGACAGCATTCATATTGGCAGTTATTTGTCGCGGTATTTAGCAAAGACGTTAAGCTCGCTTTTCGTCAGCGCGCTGAAATAGTTAATCCTATCTTGTTTTTTTTAATTGTTATCTCGTTGTTTCCATTAGCCATAGGGCCTGAGCCAGGCTTGTTATCAAGGATGGCACCGGGCATTATTTGGGTGGCGGCTTTATTATCGACCATGCTTGGCCTTGATAAACTGTTTAGAGATGATTACCACGACGGCTCTTTGGAGCAGCTCATTGCTTCGTCATACCCATTATCATTAACGGTACTGGGCAAAGTAGCCGCACACTGGGTGATCACCGGCCTCCCGTTAGTGCTAATGACCCCTTTATTTGCTTTACTACTAAATTTAGATACGACGGCCCTAATGGCTACGTTATTAACGCTATTATTGGGTACGCCTTTATTGAGCTTCATTGGCGCAATAGGGGCGGGTTTGACTGTGGGATTACAAAAAGGCGGCATTTTAATGAGTCTGCTCGTTTTGCCTTTGTATATTCCGGTTTTAATTTTTGCAACTTCCGCTATTGATACCAGCACTATGTCGCTGGATTACAGTGGTCAGCTTGCAATCCTAGGTGCAATGTTAGTCGTTGCGATTATCAGTGCGCCAATTGCCATATCATCAGCATTAAAAGTGAGTGTAAGTTAA
- the ccmD gene encoding heme exporter protein CcmD: MQFDSFSDFIAMGGYGFYVWLSFGTCALILLGILFSSLRDKKQILASVEQQIARETRIKNSKQEQTS; the protein is encoded by the coding sequence ATGCAGTTTGACTCGTTTTCAGATTTTATTGCAATGGGAGGCTATGGCTTTTATGTATGGCTTTCTTTTGGTACATGCGCATTAATTTTATTAGGCATTTTATTTAGCTCGTTACGCGACAAAAAACAAATTTTAGCGTCGGTAGAGCAGCAAATTGCGCGTGAAACTCGAATTAAAAATTCTAAGCAGGAGCAAACCTCGTGA
- the ccmE gene encoding cytochrome c maturation protein CcmE, giving the protein MNPRRKKRLLVIIAVLFGIGGSIGLVLYALQENINLFYTPSELIDGKGPNKEKPHIGQKLRIGGMVVPGTVQRNEQSLQVSFKLIDTGPLVTVRYQGILPDLFREGQGIVAQGVLVEPNVIEAFEVLAKHDEEYMPAEVAEAVKGIKHEKPKYNLDSGS; this is encoded by the coding sequence GTGAACCCTAGACGTAAAAAACGCCTTTTGGTTATTATTGCCGTACTCTTTGGTATTGGTGGATCAATTGGTTTAGTGTTGTACGCCTTACAAGAAAACATTAATTTGTTTTACACCCCCAGTGAATTAATTGATGGTAAAGGCCCGAATAAAGAAAAGCCTCATATAGGACAAAAGCTCCGCATTGGCGGTATGGTTGTCCCTGGTACAGTGCAAAGAAATGAGCAAAGCTTACAGGTAAGCTTTAAGTTGATTGATACTGGCCCATTGGTCACGGTGCGTTATCAAGGAATTTTGCCTGATCTATTTCGTGAAGGGCAAGGAATTGTTGCACAAGGTGTGTTAGTTGAACCTAACGTCATTGAAGCGTTTGAAGTACTGGCTAAACATGATGAAGAATATATGCCAGCCGAGGTTGCCGAGGCAGTAAAAGGAATTAAGCACGAGAAACCAAAATACAATTTAGATAGTGGGAGCTAA
- a CDS encoding heme ABC transporter permease → MWKWLHPYAKAERAYQLCNTLLPYFAVVTVISMVVGWVWGLGFAPADYQQKDSYRIIFIHVPSAILSMGAYSSMAIAAIVALVWQLRNAELAVIAIAPVGACMTAIALITGAAWGKPMWGAWWVWDARLTSELILLFLYLGVLSLYHAFEDKKSAGRAASILAIVGVINLPIIHFSVEWWNTLHQGASITKFNRDAVDPSMFWPLMINILAFAAFVGTVTLIRLKNEILHREKHRPWVRQLLTKG, encoded by the coding sequence ATGTGGAAGTGGTTACATCCGTATGCGAAAGCAGAGCGAGCATATCAATTATGCAATACTCTACTGCCATATTTTGCAGTAGTAACGGTTATTAGTATGGTTGTTGGTTGGGTATGGGGATTAGGTTTTGCTCCTGCCGATTACCAACAAAAAGACAGTTACCGTATTATTTTTATTCACGTGCCCTCCGCTATTTTATCTATGGGCGCCTATTCATCAATGGCGATTGCTGCCATTGTTGCGCTTGTATGGCAATTACGCAATGCAGAGCTTGCGGTGATTGCAATAGCACCCGTAGGTGCCTGCATGACCGCAATAGCCTTAATCACCGGTGCTGCATGGGGTAAACCTATGTGGGGTGCTTGGTGGGTATGGGATGCAAGACTGACCTCTGAACTTATTTTGTTATTTTTATATCTAGGGGTGTTGTCTTTGTACCATGCCTTTGAAGATAAAAAATCAGCCGGTCGCGCCGCCTCTATCTTAGCTATTGTTGGGGTTATTAACTTGCCTATCATTCACTTTTCGGTGGAATGGTGGAATACCCTGCATCAAGGGGCAAGCATCACTAAGTTTAACCGCGACGCGGTAGATCCAAGTATGTTTTGGCCGTTAATGATTAATATTTTAGCCTTTGCCGCGTTTGTTGGCACTGTGACTTTAATTCGTCTTAAAAATGAAATTTTACACCGTGAAAAGCACCGCCCATGGGTGCGACAGTTGTTAACTAAGGGGTAA
- the ccmA gene encoding cytochrome c biogenesis heme-transporting ATPase CcmA produces the protein MLHIKSVTCIKQERCLFDELNFSLKSGQIMQLAGPNGAGKTSLLRIIAGFSLPDEGDILYLNQSIKKYYDEYARDLLFIGHKTGVNVQLSALENVAHWLAINGYVDTPDLYPLLSKLGLVGLEDVPVRTLSAGQQRRVALVRLWLSEAKLWILDEPFTALDKSGVAFLQQRFTEHLSKGGAILLTTHQDLTTHFSDLQTLTLEYRH, from the coding sequence TTGTTACACATTAAGTCCGTTACTTGTATCAAGCAAGAGCGTTGTTTGTTTGATGAACTTAATTTTAGCCTTAAAAGCGGTCAAATCATGCAGTTAGCTGGCCCTAATGGGGCTGGTAAAACATCATTATTGCGCATTATTGCTGGTTTTTCGCTGCCGGATGAAGGTGATATTTTATACCTAAATCAATCTATCAAAAAATATTATGACGAATATGCCAGAGACTTATTATTTATAGGCCATAAAACCGGTGTTAACGTACAACTTAGTGCACTTGAAAATGTAGCACATTGGTTGGCTATTAATGGTTATGTTGATACTCCTGACTTATACCCTTTATTAAGTAAGTTAGGTTTAGTGGGGCTGGAAGATGTACCTGTAAGAACGTTATCTGCGGGTCAACAGCGACGGGTGGCTCTCGTTCGATTATGGTTATCTGAAGCGAAGTTATGGATTTTAGATGAACCTTTCACGGCGCTAGATAAAAGCGGGGTTGCCTTTTTACAGCAACGTTTTACTGAGCACTTATCAAAGGGGGGCGCTATTTTGTTAACAACACACCAAGATTTAACCACCCACTTTAGTGACTTACAAACGTTGACTTTGGAGTACCGCCACTAA